The proteins below are encoded in one region of Paracoccus methylovorus:
- a CDS encoding type I restriction endonuclease subunit R: protein MLTEAEVEAVLLDQLGALGYACINDAISGPDGSNPERDAYSDTILSGRLRTAIERLNPQIPEDAREDALRRVVASERPSLIEENRRLHRFMVEGVPVEYRAEDGSIRGDTVRLVDAADALNDWLAIAQFTVIENGNNRRPDVVAFLNGLPVAVIEVKKPGAEAATLGAAFNQLQTYKAQIPSLFRTNAVLITTDGLQARVGSLTADLERFMPWRTTDGADVAPKGAPEMSVLIEGVFERSRLLSLMREFTVFGDTGSGIVKIIAGYHQFHAVRRAVASTIDASRSGGDRKAGVIWHTQGSGKSLLMAFYAGQLVRDPAMENPTIVVITDRNDLDDQLFGTFAMCRDLIRQTPVQAESREDLQKALSRASGGVVFTTIQKFAPEKGAAYPLLTDRRNVVVIADEAHRSQYGFKARIEKTGEIAYGFAKHLRDALRNASFIGFTGTPIEQDDVNTPAVFGHYIDVYDISRAVEDGATVPIYYESRLARIELPDTEKPKVDAEIEELTENEVVSEQERLKRKWSTVEALVGSEKRLAMVAADLVAHFEARVEAMDGKAMVVCMSRRICVDLYNQIVALRPDWHSDDDAAGAVKIVMTGSAADPAEWQPHIGGKARRDLLAKRAKDPGDPLKLVIVRDMWLTGFDAPSMHTMYIDKPMRGHGLMQAIARVNRVFRDKPAGLIVDYIGIAQNLKSALGQYSKSDQEQAGIDEPEAVAALLERLDVVRAMYHGFDYSKGLTGTPQQRLVTLAEALDWILAKQDEAAQRETDKEAKKAAHRRYQDAVLGLSKAFALCSASDAAREVRDEVGFFQTVRAAMVKAADTSGRSAADRDLAIRQIVNGAVASTEIVDIVSAAGLSSPDISILSDEFLAEVGQMEKKNLALEALKKLLNDEIRSRSRSNVIETRKFSERLEEAISRYHTNAISTVEVLQELIALAKEVREARNRGEETGLTPEEIAFYDALADNQSAVDVLGNDRLKIIAHELLKGLKANVSVDWAHRDSARARLRVLVKRILRKYGYPPDLEEAAVRGVLAQAEAMLSEIAG, encoded by the coding sequence ATGCTGACCGAAGCCGAAGTTGAAGCCGTCCTCCTCGATCAGCTTGGGGCGCTGGGCTATGCTTGCATCAACGACGCCATATCTGGCCCGGACGGCAGCAACCCAGAGCGTGACGCCTATTCCGACACGATCCTGTCCGGCCGGTTGCGCACGGCCATTGAGCGCCTGAACCCGCAGATCCCCGAGGACGCCCGCGAGGATGCCCTGCGCCGGGTCGTGGCCAGCGAACGCCCCTCGCTGATCGAGGAAAACCGCCGGCTGCATCGCTTCATGGTCGAGGGCGTGCCGGTGGAATACCGGGCCGAGGATGGCTCGATCCGCGGCGATACCGTGCGGCTGGTGGATGCCGCGGACGCGTTGAACGACTGGCTAGCCATTGCACAGTTCACCGTGATCGAGAACGGGAATAACCGCCGCCCCGATGTGGTGGCATTTCTGAACGGGTTGCCTGTCGCGGTGATCGAGGTGAAGAAACCCGGCGCCGAGGCCGCCACCCTTGGCGCGGCCTTCAACCAGTTGCAGACCTACAAGGCGCAGATCCCCTCGCTCTTTCGCACCAATGCAGTGCTGATCACCACGGACGGATTGCAGGCCCGCGTCGGCTCGCTGACCGCCGATCTGGAACGTTTCATGCCCTGGCGCACCACCGATGGCGCCGATGTCGCCCCCAAGGGCGCGCCCGAGATGTCGGTGCTGATCGAAGGCGTGTTCGAGCGGTCCCGGCTGCTGTCGCTGATGCGCGAGTTTACTGTCTTTGGCGATACCGGCAGCGGCATCGTCAAGATCATCGCCGGCTATCACCAGTTCCACGCCGTCCGCCGCGCGGTGGCCAGCACCATTGACGCCAGCCGCTCGGGTGGCGACCGCAAGGCCGGGGTGATCTGGCATACCCAGGGATCGGGCAAGAGCCTGCTGATGGCGTTTTATGCCGGGCAATTGGTGCGCGACCCGGCGATGGAAAACCCGACCATCGTCGTGATCACCGACCGCAACGACCTGGACGACCAGCTCTTCGGCACGTTCGCGATGTGCCGCGACCTGATCCGCCAGACCCCGGTGCAGGCGGAGAGCCGCGAAGACCTGCAGAAGGCGTTGTCCCGCGCCTCGGGCGGCGTAGTGTTCACTACCATCCAGAAATTTGCCCCCGAGAAGGGCGCGGCATATCCCCTGCTGACGGACCGCCGCAATGTGGTGGTGATCGCTGATGAGGCGCATCGCAGCCAATACGGATTCAAGGCGCGGATCGAGAAGACCGGCGAAATCGCCTATGGCTTCGCCAAGCATCTGCGCGATGCGCTGCGCAATGCCTCCTTCATCGGTTTCACCGGCACCCCGATCGAGCAGGACGATGTGAACACACCCGCCGTCTTTGGCCATTACATCGACGTCTATGACATCAGCCGCGCGGTCGAAGACGGGGCGACGGTGCCGATCTATTACGAATCCCGTCTGGCGCGGATTGAACTGCCCGATACCGAAAAGCCGAAGGTCGACGCCGAAATCGAGGAACTGACCGAAAATGAGGTCGTCAGCGAACAGGAGCGGCTGAAGCGCAAATGGTCCACGGTCGAGGCCTTGGTCGGATCGGAAAAGCGACTGGCGATGGTGGCCGCGGATCTCGTCGCGCATTTCGAGGCACGCGTTGAGGCGATGGATGGCAAGGCCATGGTGGTCTGCATGAGCCGGCGCATCTGCGTCGACCTCTATAACCAGATCGTGGCGCTGCGCCCGGACTGGCATTCAGATGATGATGCCGCTGGGGCGGTCAAGATCGTGATGACCGGTTCGGCCGCGGACCCGGCAGAGTGGCAGCCCCATATCGGCGGCAAGGCCCGGCGTGATCTGCTGGCCAAACGGGCCAAGGATCCAGGCGATCCGCTGAAACTGGTGATCGTGCGCGACATGTGGCTGACCGGATTCGATGCGCCCTCGATGCACACGATGTATATCGACAAGCCGATGCGCGGCCACGGCTTGATGCAGGCCATCGCGCGGGTGAACCGGGTGTTCCGCGACAAGCCGGCCGGTCTGATCGTCGATTACATCGGCATCGCCCAGAACCTGAAATCCGCGCTGGGTCAGTATTCCAAGTCGGACCAGGAACAAGCAGGGATCGACGAGCCCGAGGCCGTCGCGGCCCTTCTGGAACGCCTCGATGTCGTGCGTGCCATGTATCACGGGTTCGATTATTCCAAAGGGCTGACCGGCACCCCGCAGCAGCGCCTTGTCACGCTGGCCGAGGCGCTCGACTGGATACTGGCAAAGCAAGACGAGGCGGCGCAGCGGGAAACAGACAAGGAAGCCAAGAAGGCCGCACACCGGCGGTATCAGGATGCCGTGCTCGGTTTGTCCAAGGCCTTTGCGCTCTGTTCGGCCAGCGACGCTGCCCGCGAGGTTCGGGATGAGGTCGGGTTCTTCCAGACCGTGCGCGCCGCGATGGTCAAGGCGGCTGACACATCGGGCCGGTCGGCTGCCGACCGCGACCTCGCAATCCGCCAGATCGTGAATGGCGCTGTTGCTTCAACCGAAATCGTCGATATCGTGTCGGCGGCCGGGCTATCGTCGCCGGATATTTCGATCCTGTCGGACGAGTTCCTGGCCGAGGTCGGGCAGATGGAGAAGAAAAACCTCGCCCTTGAGGCGCTGAAAAAGCTGCTAAATGACGAGATCAGATCGCGCAGCCGCTCGAACGTCATTGAAACCCGGAAATTCTCGGAACGGCTGGAAGAGGCGATTTCGCGCTATCACACCAACGCCATCAGCACGGTCGAGGTGCTGCAGGAACTGATCGCGCTGGCCAAGGAGGTCCGCGAGGCCAGGAACCGGGGCGAAGAGACCGGGCTGACGCCCGAGGAAATCGCCTTCTACGACGCACTGGCCGATAACCAGAGCGCCGTCGATGTTCTCGGCAACGACCGGCTGAAGATCATCGCACACGAGCTGCTCAAGGGGCTCAAGGCCAATGTCAGCGTCGACTGGGCACATCGTGACAGCGCCCGCGCGCGACTGCGAGTTCTCGTGAAGCGAATCTTGCGGAAGTACGGGTATCCGCCGGATCTAGAGGAAGCCGCAGTCAGGGGGGTGTTGGCGCAAGCGGAGGCCATGTTGTCAGAGATCGCAGGTTGA
- a CDS encoding site-specific DNA-methyltransferase: MDLVFAPSQIETWPIDRLRPYARNAKIHGTDQVAKIAASMAKFGWTVPCLVADDGELIAGHGRVLAAIMLGLTDVPVIRLGHLDEAERRAYRIADNKLTELGEWDEAMLRDEIAGLLAEDFDLSLLGITDEDLDALLREPDQAEGGAIEGEDDIPEPPVTPTSVAGDLWQLGSHRLICGDSTSADVVARLLGDVRPLLMITDPPYGVEYDPSWRNQAGAANTKRTGKVLNDDRADWREVWALFPGDVAYVWHGALHSSTVAESLVAAGFAVRSQIIWAKDRLVLSRGDYHWQHEPCWYAVKKTGKGHWAGDRKQTTLWQISGKDQDAATVHGTQKPVECMRRPILNNSNPGQAVFEPFMGSGTTLIAAEATGRVCFGIELNPAYVDVAIERWQSFTGANAVLADTGETFAELKAKRLTA, encoded by the coding sequence ATGGACCTGGTCTTTGCGCCGAGCCAGATTGAAACCTGGCCGATCGACAGGCTGCGCCCCTATGCGCGCAATGCCAAGATCCACGGCACGGACCAGGTCGCCAAGATCGCCGCCAGCATGGCCAAGTTCGGCTGGACCGTGCCGTGCCTTGTGGCCGACGATGGTGAACTGATCGCCGGGCATGGCCGGGTGTTGGCCGCGATCATGTTGGGGCTGACCGACGTACCGGTGATCCGGCTCGGCCACCTCGACGAAGCCGAGCGCCGGGCTTACCGGATCGCGGACAACAAGCTGACCGAGCTGGGCGAATGGGACGAGGCGATGCTGCGCGACGAGATCGCGGGGCTATTGGCCGAGGATTTTGACCTGTCGCTTCTCGGGATCACCGACGAAGATCTGGACGCCCTGCTGCGCGAACCGGATCAGGCAGAAGGCGGTGCAATCGAGGGTGAGGACGACATCCCCGAACCGCCGGTCACGCCGACGTCGGTGGCGGGTGACCTTTGGCAGCTGGGGTCGCACCGGCTGATCTGCGGTGACAGCACCTCCGCTGATGTGGTCGCGCGCCTGCTAGGCGATGTTCGCCCACTGCTGATGATCACTGATCCACCCTATGGCGTGGAATACGATCCCTCCTGGCGCAACCAGGCGGGCGCGGCCAACACCAAACGCACCGGCAAGGTGCTGAATGATGACCGGGCCGACTGGCGCGAGGTCTGGGCGCTATTCCCTGGCGACGTGGCTTATGTCTGGCACGGCGCGCTGCACTCCTCGACCGTTGCCGAAAGTCTGGTTGCGGCGGGTTTCGCTGTGCGGTCGCAGATCATCTGGGCCAAGGATCGGTTGGTGCTGAGCCGCGGCGATTACCACTGGCAGCATGAACCCTGTTGGTATGCGGTCAAGAAGACCGGCAAGGGTCATTGGGCTGGCGACCGGAAGCAGACCACGCTCTGGCAAATTTCCGGCAAAGACCAAGACGCCGCCACCGTCCACGGCACGCAAAAACCTGTCGAATGCATGCGCCGCCCGATCCTGAACAATTCCAACCCCGGGCAGGCGGTGTTTGAACCCTTCATGGGATCCGGTACCACGCTGATCGCAGCAGAAGCCACGGGCCGTGTCTGCTTCGGGATCGAGTTGAACCCGGCCTATGTCGATGTAGCCATCGAGCGCTGGCAGTCCTTCACCGGTGCAAATGCCGTTCTGGCCGACACCGGAGAAACCTTCGCCGAGCTGAAGGCCAAGAGGCTGACGGCATGA
- a CDS encoding TIGR04141 family sporadically distributed protein — MPRYSYTIFLAKEARTDFEAYLTENARLHIGTDGHQVVVVDDLGELAVLHVFRGSSVPPPWMRRLAQRIPELQLVTRRSVAALLFVHVGQCVLVISYSHGWMLLNESMFESDFGLLVAINSLDPEKLKRLERSNLGDALQGVSQSPFQRDFNSFGMDDALDLVKKLSGAAQDDSGLDTVTGARSLKITGDFTIDDVVAMSGDIVSLFFSTAYQNTAFRIIDSVRPVTDGPLKNELFDIAVASIMADEDRFELGLPANSEAEGVSFRFSGPGLRRSYPDLLLRHYVEAMGDSINDITARTLVDHKIITEFDDDRPPMIWPLKKALLGSVSRNGERYAINDGRWYRVDDTFRISIENGFADLVRRWDIPKPNPIRKIYDADRNGRIETEADYNARIAQDLGLVLLDKSEIVIPNVVRSGFEPCDLLDVANRRFIHVKKNSRRSNILSHFFKQGSNSGQQFRKVPATWHRLIELVREAGHDFEANLLEKQMGNPGEGWTVEFWIADAPRRNGDFNIPFFSKISLRDEASDLRAMQYNVALRFIEISPDNI, encoded by the coding sequence ATGCCACGGTACTCATATACGATCTTTCTGGCAAAGGAGGCACGCACAGATTTCGAGGCGTACCTGACCGAGAATGCCAGGCTTCATATTGGAACTGATGGCCACCAAGTGGTTGTTGTCGACGATCTCGGAGAGCTCGCGGTTCTGCATGTCTTCCGTGGTAGTTCTGTGCCGCCTCCTTGGATGAGGCGCTTGGCGCAAAGAATACCCGAACTCCAACTCGTAACCCGACGATCCGTTGCAGCATTATTGTTTGTCCACGTAGGGCAATGTGTGCTCGTCATTTCTTACTCGCACGGATGGATGCTGCTGAATGAAAGCATGTTCGAGTCGGATTTTGGGCTACTAGTCGCGATCAATTCTCTTGATCCAGAGAAATTGAAGCGCTTGGAGCGCTCCAATCTCGGCGATGCTCTTCAGGGAGTTTCACAATCTCCATTTCAAAGAGATTTCAATTCGTTTGGAATGGATGATGCGCTGGACCTGGTAAAGAAACTGAGCGGCGCAGCTCAAGATGATAGTGGGCTGGATACCGTTACAGGGGCCCGCTCTCTCAAGATTACCGGTGACTTCACTATTGATGACGTGGTTGCGATGTCCGGAGATATTGTAAGCTTATTTTTCTCCACAGCATATCAAAACACGGCATTTCGTATTATTGACTCTGTTAGACCTGTAACAGACGGACCTCTGAAGAATGAGCTTTTCGATATAGCAGTTGCAAGCATAATGGCAGACGAAGACCGGTTTGAGCTTGGTCTCCCAGCGAACTCTGAGGCCGAGGGAGTAAGTTTCAGGTTTTCGGGGCCAGGCCTGCGACGGTCCTACCCCGACCTACTTCTCAGGCATTATGTAGAGGCGATGGGTGATAGTATTAATGATATCACGGCTCGAACTCTTGTAGACCATAAGATTATCACAGAATTTGATGATGACCGCCCCCCTATGATTTGGCCGCTGAAGAAAGCTTTGCTGGGATCCGTTTCCAGAAACGGTGAAAGATACGCGATCAACGATGGTCGATGGTATAGAGTAGACGATACATTTCGGATATCAATTGAGAATGGCTTTGCGGATCTCGTCAGGAGATGGGACATTCCAAAGCCGAATCCAATCAGAAAGATATACGATGCAGATAGGAATGGTCGCATTGAAACAGAGGCTGACTACAATGCGCGCATTGCCCAAGACCTAGGATTGGTGCTTCTAGATAAGTCCGAGATAGTAATTCCCAATGTGGTTAGGTCGGGCTTTGAGCCTTGTGATCTACTGGATGTCGCGAATAGGCGCTTCATCCACGTTAAGAAAAACTCCCGCCGCTCAAATATTCTCAGCCACTTCTTCAAGCAAGGATCAAACTCCGGGCAACAATTTCGCAAGGTTCCAGCGACCTGGCATCGGCTCATTGAGCTAGTGCGCGAAGCTGGACACGACTTTGAGGCCAATCTACTGGAGAAGCAGATGGGTAATCCAGGTGAGGGTTGGACAGTCGAGTTCTGGATCGCAGACGCTCCTAGAAGGAATGGCGACTTTAACATTCCCTTCTTTAGCAAGATTTCATTGCGAGACGAAGCCAGTGACTTGCGTGCAATGCAGTACAATGTGGCGCTAAGGTTCATCGAGATTTCGCCTGACAATATATAA